The Drosophila bipectinata strain 14024-0381.07 chromosome 3L, DbipHiC1v2, whole genome shotgun sequence region AGCCAAGAAAAGAgtaaaatttttgttcaaaGATTGTTCAAAAATATGTCTGAAGACAGGAGCAGGACCAGTGCTGGGAAGTCAAACTGTCCAAAGGAGCCCAACCAGCGCAAGGAGCAGAAGAACCAAGATCGTAAAAGGGAACAAGAGCTGGAACGCAAGAGACAGGAACAAAAGAAACTCGAAAAGGACCATGAGCGTCAGCGGGAGCAGGAATTCCGGAACAGAGACAAGCGGGAACGGAAGCGGGAGAAGCAAGGCGATACCTCCCATATGCAGGCCTCCTTTGGCGAAACCCCCGGCGAAATGGAGAGACTCGACCTGGAGTTCGAGCAGGAAATGGTCAAGTTTGATCAGAAGCTCTGCAATCTGAGCATTCGTGCCAAAACGATGGCCACCATGTGGAAAGTTAAGCTCCGGGAGAAGCCTCACAACGCAGACGAGGCCCGATCCCGGAATATCATAGCTGCCCACTTGACCAAGTGCAGTGGGGAAGGTGTCTTCGAGATGGAACCCTTTAACCGGGCTCCTCCGCCGCTGGACTTGGTTACTCTACGAAATAAAATGGTAGGAAGTACTTTGCATCCTTGATTACCAATCTAACTATTATCCTTAATCGCTTATAGCATCTGACGCGGGAAAGCCCTTGTCGGGCCATCTCCCTAAATGCCAAAAAGGATCCACAGCCACACTTGTCCCAATTATTCTCCAGCTGCTATGATGGCGGGGAGTTTCTAAGCCAACTTCCTGTGCCACGTGATGGAGCCTTCTTCATCCTGCACATGAGTCCCAattaggttttattttttcaaccaaaaaccaaattttaaatttcaataaagcCAAGTCGgatatatgttaaattttaataatttttctttgCTAAACACTTCAAAAATGATCTAACACCTTTCAAAATTGTGGcttgtttcaaaaatattttaaattaaaaaaaaaaaaaaaaaaaccattaagCTTCACACAATGTTGATCCGCTCCGGCCGATGGTGTAGGGACAGGAGTCAGAGTCCCCAAAGGACTCCTCCGCGTGAagataaaaaaagaaagccgGAGAAGGAACACATGAGTGAAGCCCAAAAGCTAGAACATCGAAGGAGACACGAGGAGCAGGAACgcaagaaggaggaggagcagcgaCGCAAACTGGAATCCAGGGATCAAGATCACcaaaagttggccaaaacaTCCGATGAACTCGATGAGGAACTCGAACGTAACCTCAAGATCCTCGAGCGTGCAGTGTGCCCGCTGGAGCTTCGGGCCAAGGTAATGGCCACCATGTGGATCACCAAGCTGCGATCCCCGCCCCAATCACCGAATGATGCCAAGGCCAGGAACATCATAGCCGCCCACCTGGCCAAGTGCGTCAAAAACGATGTTTTCGAATTCGAACCCTTCAGTCAACCGCCGCCGCCCGAGAACTTCATGGCCATAAAAAAGAAGCTAGTAAGTAATACTAACTAGCTAGTTTaactaaaaatactatttcttTCTCCTTTAGAATGTCAGCAAAGAAAGTAGCTGTCGTCTATGTTCCAGCAAAAGAGCCCAGGACAGACACTCCTCCTTGAAACAATTATTTTCCAACTCTTACGATCGAGGGGAGTATATGAAACGACTTCCTGTTCCCCGGGATGGATCCTTCTTCGTTCTCCACATGCGACCAAATTTAtgatatctttaaaaatcttaagcaaaaaaaaaaatctaattttttttagatttattaaataaatattttaggtttttttaaaaaacaaaaaatattttcagttgCTTTTCAACACTCTGAAGATTGCCTTTAATTATGTACGTTTGACTTGAAAATCTAATTACTAATTACCCGGTACGTGACACCGCAATTTGCCTGCCGCCTGTCCGTCCGGCTGCAAGTCTGTTTACCACTTAGAGCCAGGCCCAAAGCAGCCACATCGTCGTACTTAACTGAAACTGTCAGGGCTGCATCGAAAACGTGCGTGAGAAAATAACTTCAGAGCTTTGCCGCCACGAGCCAGCCAGTGGCAGCTCAGGTACATGGTTGCTCATCCAGTCACCTTGACAGAGGCGTTGCTGGAAGCAAACATCATCATGCACCGCCCGACTATACTATATAGCGAGCGAGCGGGTCGGTTGCAAAACCTTATATAAATACGTTATTAGCATAAATCGTTCTCGACAGTCTGAAATGGAACCGCGAACAGGACGGATCGTTAGCTGGGTGAGATTTTTCATGGGTTGTTTTCATCTCCAACACCTGAGATGATTAATCTCTATTGATGATTGTAGCACCTGGCTGGATTGATtctgctgatgatgatggaggCAGCTTGTGGCAGAGCCCAGTATGCATCACCTAATGGCAATGATTATGCAACGTATCAGCCCGGAGAAGTGCAGTCTATATGGTCTAGTGCCCCGATTATAGTCAATGACAATGGGGACTTTGGGGCCCAGGAACACCAGGCACGGCAGCCCTTTTCCGGCTTCAATGAGTACTATGATGGAGAAACCTTCAGACGCCCCTATCCCAACTGGAGGCGAGAGGAACGGGCAGAATGGCCTACTACCCGGGCCCCCAATCACAATTACTACAATGTGCCAGGGTACTTCTACTACCAACAACCACAGCAGCGGCAACCATATCTCCCGGCCAGTTCTGAGCTGGATTCCAGCGACTCCCGTCGCGAGGAGGAGCAAGTGGTCCAAATCGGCGGCAGTCGCTCACTGGCCACAAACAACTACCAGAATGTCTACCCCAACAGCGGTGGTGGTAACTACTTTGAGCCCGCCCAGCCCTGGAGGCCGAGAGGGCGGAGTCGGGATTATGAGGCCAAATATGCTCAGCATTTTGCCAACTATTTGCGTAAGTATCCGCAGCGACTTCAGCCAGTTTACCAAACAGGAGAGGATTTCGTTGAGAAGTGATGGACATAGCTATGAACTAAGCTGAAGGATTAAACTTTTGGCTAAAATAGTGCCAAGAAAATAGTATTTTATAAGATTTTTTGTAGTATTTGTAGTATTCTATCTTTAAACATTactaatataattttaactttaatactgtatttgttatttatatatttaattagtttaaaaaataaacaagctaACAAAACATGTGTTTTCAATTAGgccaaatattaataaattttctaaaatatctGATGTTTGTGAACCAATTGCAGCATTAGatgatttgattttaatagtgaaataaatgaataattatttgtCCATTTATTTCAATAACAGAACTTTCCTCTAGTTCTAAATGGGCAGTCATAAACTAATAGTTGCACAATGAAGCTGCTtagattttccattttaatatttatgttgtTAATTGAGAACTCTGATTCCTTATTCAAAGTCACAAACATTAAGTGCCACTGCTATGATAAGGCTTTCTGCGAATTTCCTCAATGCGAACTGAAAGTGCTGGGTCGTGGCAAAGttggaatatttatttatgtgaAACTCAATCAGTTACCCATAACGGAAGTTCTTGTGAGATATTCTAAATTTAgagaaaatcttaattttaattaatacatttttaggTAAACGTGAGTCTGTTTAGAAAGTTTAATGGCTATCGGCCGTTTATGTACAATGTTACAGTGGATTTCTGCAGCTATATGAGACATCGAAAACGCTTTCCTTGGATTAATATAATTCATTCGGTTATTAGTACATATAGTAACATTAATCACACCTGCCCCTACAACGTATGTATTtactaaaagaaaaacatatatttattattaaaatgtgATATGTTTCAGCATGATTTGATAGTTGCAAACATGGTCTTGGATGATAAAATGCTGGAGAAGACTCCCTTTCCAACTGGATCCTATATGATGCAATTAATTGCAGGAACTCCTAGTTGGATGGGCACAGCTCAGGTTATGGTGGATATTGTTGAGGAGGAATGGatgaaaaagaggaaaaattaaatagttttaagatttaataaaaGAAGGAATTAGGTTTAATTAGGTTCAAATTTAAGacaatttaaatcaaaacttCATAAATAATTGGATATGTGTATgtaaattatttgtttaagaaatagAAACCCTTCATTACGAAATATTTgagccaacaaaaacaaaaagaaactttgtttttattattattaaaatcatgtgtaaatattgtattattttattagtttCCTTCTCGCTTTTAGATCGGTGATAGTGTTGTAATTTCTcaataattttgatttgattttaatagtttaaacttttgaataaacaaacaattattttCCCATTTATTACAATCAGATTTTTACTGTTCCCAGTTCCAAAATATTCAGTCATAAACAGATTCCTACACAATGAAGGTGTTTGGAGTggcctttttaatatttatatcccTAATTGAAAGTTCGGATTCCTTATTCAAAGTCACAAATATTAAGTGCAACTGCTATGATAAGTCATTCTGCGAATTCCCTCAATGTGAACTGAAAGTTCTGGGTCGTGGCAAAATTGGAATATTTGTTTATGCCAAAATTAAACAGTTGCCACTAAATGAAGTTCTTGTAAGGAAATACAACACATATTAAAgtctaaatttaaaataattaaatttctagTTAAACCTGAGTCTCTTTAGGAAGTTGAATGGCTATCGACCGTTTATGTACAACGTTACAGTGGACTTTTGCAGCTATATGAAGAACCGCAAGCGTTATCCTTGGATCAATATAGTTCactcaattattttaaattacagCAACATAAACCACAGCTGCCCCTACAAtgtaagtattttttaataaaaaaaagaggataTTTAACAGCAAAATCTAACCATTTCTAGCACGATTTAATAATTGCCGACATGGTCTTGAACGATGCCATGCTGGAGAAGACTCCCTTTCCAACTGGCTCCTACATGTTTCAATTAATTGCAGGCAACCCCAGTTGGAAAGGTATAGCCCAAGTTATGGTGGATATTGTCGAAGAGGAATGGATGAAAAAATTATTCTAAGTATTCTCAACTGAGATTTAATAAAAGTATCTAACTATCTATTGTGAGAACGTAGCTAGTTACAAGCAAAGTCAATAAATTTTACAGCATACTTTCCAGCAAACACTAAAAATGCTCAGACAATGGTGGAATCTATGAAGAAACGGAAGTAGCTCTTGGTTGGGAGGCACGTTTCCAGCTACAAACATAGGGACACGACTATTCCATagctatatacatatatctgtgCACCAGGCAGCACTTTGACACTTTGAGTACACAATGAACGTGCAGTTTACAGCATttaacatcatcatcattatcatcatcatcatcattgtaGACACCAGAGAGCAGTAGCCCCAAACTCCTGGCTGTCCTAGATTCCTCCTCCGTACTCCCTAGTCCCCGCCACTGAATCGATTTGATGAAAGTTTCGCCAAACGGGAAGCCAGCCATGGGAAATGCGCCATTCACACAGATTTGCCAACAAATGAATCGATTTTGTAGACAATAAGCCGACACACTCAGTAAGTAAGTGTTTGGGCCAAAGTGAGGTGGGCTTTAGGCCAGTTCATTCACATATTTAAATACCAGAGGGCCTAGAAGCTAGGCAATACTTTTAGGAGTGCTCTAAGTGATTTTTAAATCGAAAATGTAAtctctattttattttaattaactcTTTTTGAGGCTGAATATTTTAGTAGTTAATTACCCATCATTAAACTAGAATTATTGAATCGAATctatttccaaataaatacCCATTTTAGTCCCATCTGGTTGCCTTTAAAATGAGGTTGCTTAGTATCTTtctcttagttttaatattACAACTTTTAGTTCATAAATCTGACTCATTGTTCAAATTAACCAACATAAAGTGCACTAGCTATGATAAGGCCTTTTGTGACTTTACCCGATGCGAACTAAAGGTGCTGGGTCGTGGAAAAATAGGTCTTTTTCTTAACGCGAAAGTCCATCAACTGCCAGTGAAGGAAGTGCTTGTAAGAAAGAACCAATAAAGTTCAAAGTTCAATGgtcatttttagcatttttagaTCAACTTGAACTTGTTCAGATGGTTTAATGGATATCGACCCTTTATGTACAATGTTACAGTGGATTTTTGCAATTACATGCGTCATCCCAAGCGGTTCCCTTGGTTTAATATTCTCTACGAAACTATGGTACAGTTTTCGAACCTCAATCATAGCTGTCCTTATAATGcaagtattttattataatcttAGCTGAGTACAATATTTAAAGTCTCTTTTTATTTCCCAGAATGATATAATTGTTTCAAATTTGACCCTGAGAGATGAAATGCTGAGAAGAACTCCCTTTCCCACTGGAGCCTATATGGTTCAGGTGACTGTCGGCAACCCTGCCTGGAAGGGTGTGGCTCAAGTGATGCTCGAAATTGTGGAGAATGATCTACAGAAACCTctcaaaaatcaaacaaataaaagatCCTAATAACCTAACCTCTGGTGTATGACCGTCAGTAGTTATGCTTTTTACAACTTCATCCGGCTTGCGTGTGCGTAAGTGCCTCTGGTGCTTCACTGTAGCACGCATATGCTTGGTGGCCCGCAGATTTTTCATCAATGGGCCCCCAGCACGCGCTCGTCTCGGCCAAGTTAGTCAGCCAGTCAGTCACTCGGCCCAGacgagcaaaaaaaaatatatataaaaaagtgaatcaattaaaaatgcaaCCACGCGCGCCATGACTTCGTCTTTGGATTTTTGTTTAGCTTTTGGTTTGGGTTTTGGCCTGGTCGTCGACAGAACCCACATATGGCCAACAAACAGACAAACTGGCAGTAAAGAAGTCAACATTTAATGTTGTTTGTTGGTTGTGGGCGTTCCTCTGTCGCCCAATATGGTGGAAGAACATGTAACACTCACCTTGTACTCATCGAACTTTAGCACAAACTCCAAGATCTCGGCCAGCTGCTTGACCAGCGCCTGCTGTGTCTCCAGGTGCTGTGTTGGATTCAACTTCCCGCCCACCAGCTGGCCCAGCAGCTTGGGCACAATCTTGTCCAGCTCCATGGAGTGTTCGTAGCAGCGTTTCAGTTTATTCACCAACGGCAGCACTGCCGCCCAGGCCTTTCCAGTTACCTCCGGGGAAGGATCAGCGATGGCTTCTCGAATTTCTTTGCCAGcaccctaaaaaaaataaaatcaaaagatTTAAATGAAGGCCAATAAACTATACAAAAATAGCCTAGaatttggtttaaaaaaaatggtgtaAACCTCAAAAATACTTTCCGGGTCACTGGTATCTGGTTTCGATTTGCAATTGAAATGAAGGCCTGACATGCAAGCTtttacacttgaaaaaatgcTTAAAATATCTCTagattatatataaatttaataaactcTTTTCTTAGAGTGCACAAAACTCTAGCTACTGACCACATTTGAAGCATTTGTTTTATTACAACTAGTAGCTTAGCTTTCGACATGCTTTTCCTCGGCGGTCGTTATTTCTGTGGCACATGCAACAATAACGACTCTGCTCTGCCGTGCATTGACCGGCGCAACAATTTTTATCGATGCTTTATgatctaaaaaaaactaaaactaaaacaaaaaaaatcaaagaaaaagaTAAAACACACACGGCATTGAGGAAGGAAACTAAAGCTATTGAACTACTAGAGTCATTGCATGACTTTCAGAGTTCATTTTCCATCCAATCATCAGCAAATGGCGTTGATTATTTCAATTGAGGCCTTTTCCCAGATTTCTAATGCATATTTAGCCACTTAGGCTAATAAcggcataaatattttataagctTAAATATCTAAAGAGAGAGAGACTTTAAAATTCTGGTTTTAAAACTCCCAACACTCTAATTATAGTTGTTTCTATAATTTGATTAAGCAACCAACAACACAAAGGCATACCATAATTATCCAACAAAAACCCTTAATATGCGGTCGCGTGTTATGGCATATTGGCATATATTAGAAGAGTATTATTAATAGCCAACATACCCACCCGCCCACAAATCAACCTCAAACTCTGCCATTACGCACAGCTCAATGGGCTGTGAGGCGGCCCAGACCTAAAGTATCTTTCAGAATGAAAAGATAAACAAGATATGGTGTGTGGTTATTTTTGGTTAGCACACCGCACACCTCTTTCTTGATTCAAAAGGGGTAAGCACGTGTTGtgtgtttaaaattaaaatgttgctAAAGTCAACAAATACTCAGAAAACTGGGGAGTAATTAAAGGAAATTAAAGACAATAAAAAGAGGTTCTCTTAAGAGGATCTTACTTGAAAGTAGGGAGTTTTTcagatacatttttattaaatttgaaggtctatttaattttttaataacatttaataatttttcttagTGCTTCGCTCATTCATTCCTCATTTTTATCCCTGAGTGCTTTGgcataatcataataataagACTGCATCTGTCTGCAGGTATGTACATAGCATTTATCAAAGTCCTCCATATAGGATGATGTTTAGCTTTTGTTTCTGCGTGTTTTTCAGTCTCTGCTGGCATTTCTTTTCACTCTACATAATTTACACCTGTCTGTAAGTCAAGATGCCATGTCcttggctgctgctgttgcacttGAAGCATCCCAGAATGTTTAACGCGTGCAAACGCAAGTAAACaagtaaacaaaaatggaGTGGGTGGTTGGGGGGAATGATGAGGATCTACACTGAGGAAAAATACCTGCATTTTAAAGGGGgatatatcttttaaaaaatcctATAACTTGACCTACATTTTCTTCGTGTGCATTCATCGGCATTGTCTCGTTTACGCCAGTGACTCTCTAAGGACTCTTGAAGCCACGAACCAAGGACCCAGCATGGTCATGGAACGGAAGCAGTGCTTCTCCGGTCTGGTTCTGgacttgtttttattatttttttttattttttatttcttttgaaaTAACCTGGTCCTGTGTGGGCGCACTTTTGTTGACTTGCATGCCATGCCAGGCATTTCAAACACAGATTTTATTCCTGGAGAAGACAAGtacttttgtgtgtttttcccCAACAGATGGCCAAGTGTCGTTAGGCAGCTCACTTTTTTGTGAATAACCCTTTAGGGGAGGTATTCAGATTTATGCAGGAAACCCAATAAGGCACTAggttttgaaatatttaataaataaaaagggaATAGTTTAATGATATTTTCaaggaattatttttaaaatgaagcCAGACTCCCTAAGGTGGGAGTAGGTGTCACGGGAAACATTGTTATGATTCCCGAGAATCTCCACTGCCAGTGAGCAATTGTGTTGAATCATCAACGTTGCATCTTCCCCTGCATCCGATGTGCTCCATTTGGAGGCACGTGCTGGTTGCTTGAGCATTTTACAAAGAAACTCACCCACAACCGCAACCGAAAGATACTTGAACTTGGTCGAAAAACAGTACAAGACCAACCAGTACAAGAAccgttttttgcttttttatcTGTTTTCTAGTTTGAGGTTTAATTAACAATACCCCCCTCCCCCCTCATCATCCCAGTCGGCAGATCATCATCAAGCTAAGCACATGGAAGAGCAATCACTCAGCGTTTCATTTGTTCCATGGAGCAGTAAGAAGAGCTATAGCCACATAGATGAATAGTTAATTAACTTTGGCGAGTGTTGCATCTGCCGCAGAATGGCAGAgtgttttaattgaaaacgaAATTAGAGGCAGCAATGCGGAAATGCAGAAAAGAAGAGAAAATTGCATATACCATATAGTATGGGTATTACAAGCCTGCCCTAGATAATTGCCAAATGACACTTGGATATATTGTTGGGCATTAATGGACATGATCTGGTTTTTAATCGCCGATCTGCCCACCTCAGTTACTAGTTTTAAAAGTGAATAATAATATGGGCCATTAACTGAGCTGATGACTAAGAGTTAGTAACACAAACAAGGTTTTAAATGTGAATTAGTTTCTAGTGGTTTTGTGTTTATTGAAATTcattaagtattttttatctTATGATAAAGATTAACATTAGAGTCATCTAATAATTACGAATTTGTCATCAGTTGTGTTTCATCAAAAGGATGTTTCATCATTCCGTAAGTTATTCatagaattttttatttacattattaattgattaattgtttttataattttatgaatttgaaataagaaACAATGTACGGGAATTCATCATTTTTTATCTCAAAGCATACTCATTTAAAGCAtttatcttatatttttagttaacaaaattaatttaaaatatttaattcttGGATTACAATGAAACAAACCTAAAAtgattaattaaacaaaaaaaaaaacgaagcaatatttaataaaaaatgtatcatATTGAGAGTTTAGCCCTCTAATCTTAGAGGTTTTGAGGTCACGACTAAAATAGTCCCCTAAGTTaatcattaatattttttttatatataagtatctCATTTCAACTATGAGTTGAAACTTCTATAAGTTTTTATCACAAAACCTACATTTTTATCTCCCAACTGGCGCTAAAGTGCAGCAATGACTTGGAATTGCCATTCGCCCACAATGGTTGgcgcttaaaaaaaaataaataaaaaaatataaacacacATACTTGTTGTCATGTGGAATTTTTTCCAAGAGGTGCCGGAAAAGTGTGGGGTATGATGTTTCAGTTAACGAGCATGGAATGCCTTAgaagtatcttttttttaccaCCCAGGTTTGGCAAACATTTCACAAAAATTACAGAGcttttctaatttattttagGTTTGAATCATTGATGGAGAAGGACTTTACAATTCCAATCacgtatatattatatatatagcaAGGTATATACTCTCACAATAAATGCAAATATATTCCGGGAACGGCAGCAAGTAAACTCAAAAGACCAAAACAATTTCACAGACAAGGGAATCTCTTTGATGACTGTTAATTTTtcgtaatttatttttaataaaaaaaagtgtcaaaGGGAGGAAACAGAAACCACAAGCAGGCCAGAGTCAGAGCCAGAACAAAGGCCAAGCTCCCACAGACACTGGGACGCCATTCATGAcgacatatatatacatcggaaaatatataattaataacaaaGTGCCTCATGATGACGAATGCCTAACAATTTTCCCATAGAGACACTCGTCTCTGACTAACATgatcataaatatttcataattttctgTAAGCTTCTTCCGATTTTGAAAGAGAACCTCGGACCTTGCACAAACCCTATTTAGAGGTTGGAGTGGTGTTACAATTGCTAAAGCTGCTGACTCGGACAAGAAATCGCGCCATTACCGCTCTCGTGACTCATAGTTGGCTTTGTAACAACGATCGCACCCCCTCAGATAGATTATCCACCGACTCGGTCATTACTTTCCATTTTCACAAGAATGTCATGATGCTGTGCATCACTCGAATTCATTTTGTAAACAATAGCAGCCGGGCCATTAAAAGATTACCTGCCTGCAGTTGATGCAAAGGTTTAAAAATAGATAGATTAGCCAACAAGGTATCTAATATTTTTGTGAACCCCAAGATATATTAATttcaaagaaaacaagaaaggaaagccaaCTGGTATAGCTGagatatggcagctgtaggatatagtcccctatggggtccacagcgatggctatatcttccccaattctcatctaTAGGGCCCTCAGTGATTCACCTAGTTGtgaaatacatatttattcaaataagTGCGTggtatttaattgaaaaataaacaattaaaagtGCGAATGGCTTATTTTCCTAAGGGCCAGGGCCAATCACACACGTCCTTCGATTGTCACGAGCGGCGGCCGTAATTTATCAAGATAATCGAAACAACATTAAAAggcaagaaaataaaatcagcagcaacagcaacacagcTTGTGATTGTCATAAAGATAAGATAAGCTTTCAGAATTATCAATGTCACAACAGAGAGTGAAAAAAGCTAATTTATTCCAGATAAGTGCCAGTGCAAGAGCTCAAGGGGCAAGCACATTTTTTAAGGGGAGaaagtaaatatattaatCTACTTATGGTTTCTTAGAactcaaataatattttaaaatatatggacatatATACACGTTACTGGGAAATAGAAATATGCGGAGTAGTACTGGGTATTGTACAGTATTATATACGTTTTTATTCATTCTTTGCTATAACTCTTTTATTTGTAATTTGTAAATACTTCCCCATTTTTATGTCTAGTTTTTATGTCTAGTCTAGTTTTTACTAGACTTATCTTTGAATTTTGTATACTCGGTATTTCTAGGaactagaaaaaaatatatggagTAGCACCGGGTATCCTACAGCCGAATAGTAGAGTTATCTTAATATATTTCCATtggtcattttttttataatttttctgttacgtctaaaaaaaagttataaatttttatacaaatactCTGAGCagtaccaggtatcatatagtcTTGTAGAAATAGTCTCTTGTTCCCTTATATCTGCAGTTTTTGTTAATACTTTgcttaaaaaaactaaacaaact contains the following coding sequences:
- the LOC108119096 gene encoding uncharacterized protein: MSQEKSKIFVQRLFKNMSEDRSRTSAGKSNCPKEPNQRKEQKNQDRKREQELERKRQEQKKLEKDHERQREQEFRNRDKRERKREKQGDTSHMQASFGETPGEMERLDLEFEQEMVKFDQKLCNLSIRAKTMATMWKVKLREKPHNADEARSRNIIAAHLTKCSGEGVFEMEPFNRAPPPLDLVTLRNKMHLTRESPCRAISLNAKKDPQPHLSQLFSSCYDGGEFLSQLPVPRDGAFFILHMSPN
- the LOC138926248 gene encoding A-kinase anchor protein 17A-like, with amino-acid sequence MLIRSGRWCRDRSQSPQRTPPREDKKRKPEKEHMSEAQKLEHRRRHEEQERKKEEEQRRKLESRDQDHQKLAKTSDELDEELERNLKILERAVCPLELRAKVMATMWITKLRSPPQSPNDAKARNIIAAHLAKCVKNDVFEFEPFSQPPPPENFMAIKKKLNVSKESSCRLCSSKRAQDRHSSLKQLFSNSYDRGEYMKRLPVPRDGSFFVLHMRPNL
- the LOC108119098 gene encoding uncharacterized protein, with translation MEPRTGRIVSWHLAGLILLMMMEAACGRAQYASPNGNDYATYQPGEVQSIWSSAPIIVNDNGDFGAQEHQARQPFSGFNEYYDGETFRRPYPNWRREERAEWPTTRAPNHNYYNVPGYFYYQQPQQRQPYLPASSELDSSDSRREEEQVVQIGGSRSLATNNYQNVYPNSGGGNYFEPAQPWRPRGRSRDYEAKYAQHFANYLRKYPQRLQPVYQTGEDFVEK
- the LOC138926207 gene encoding uncharacterized protein, with product MKVFGVAFLIFISLIESSDSLFKVTNIKCNCYDKSFCEFPQCELKVLGRGKIGIFVYAKIKQLPLNEVLLNLSLFRKLNGYRPFMYNVTVDFCSYMKNRKRYPWINIVHSIILNYSNINHSCPYNHDLIIADMVLNDAMLEKTPFPTGSYMFQLIAGNPSWKGIAQVMVDIVEEEWMKKLF